In Oryza brachyantha chromosome 1, ObraRS2, whole genome shotgun sequence, the following are encoded in one genomic region:
- the LOC102718977 gene encoding agamous-like MADS-box protein AGL61 yields MGRPRARGTSKGKQRIEIRYIEDSGKRQVSFSKRRAGLFKKASELCLLCGASVAVLAFSGAGNVFAFGGPSADAVVRHYYYYASSLRGVSGGALPSSSATAATPGRGCEEQEALWRAVEQTRAEVAAEEARARDIVDKVTKAVAGRRFWWDADVEALGEAELPRFGMALEKLRRSARLCANRLLLSAMPSPLTSPPPPPPSSLASTPCFTTMPQAMP; encoded by the coding sequence ATGGGGCGGCCACGAGCAAGGGGGACGAGCAAGGGGAAGCAGCGGATCGAGATCCGCTACATCGAGGACAGCGGCAAGCGGCAGGTGAGCTTCTCcaagcgccgcgccggcctgtTCAAGAAGGCGTCCGAGCTCTGCCTGCTCTGCGgcgcctccgtcgccgtcctcgccttctccggcgccggcaacgTCTTCGCGTTCGGCGGCCCGAGCGCCGACGCCGTTGTCCGCCACTATTATTATTACGCCTCCTCACTCCGCGGTgtcagcggcggcgccctGCCTTCTTCTTCCGCCACGGCCGCCACGCCCGGCCGCGGCTGCGAGGAGCAGGAGGCGCTATGGCGAGCGGTGGAGCAGACCagggcggaggtggcggcggaggaggcacGGGCTCGCGATATCGTGGACAAGGTCACGAAGGCCGTGGCCGGGAGGCGGTTCTGGTGGGACGCAGACGTGGAGGCGCTCGGCGAGGCGGAGCTGCCACGTTTCGGCATGGCGCTCGAAAAGCTCAGGCGCAGCGCCCGCCTCTGCGCCAACAGGCTGCTGCTCTCAGCCATGCCATCACCATtgacatcgccgccgccgccgccgccgtcttctcTAGCGTCGACACCATGCTTTACTACGATGCCCCAAGCAATGCCTTGA